One Novosphingobium sp. EMRT-2 DNA segment encodes these proteins:
- a CDS encoding cytochrome c family protein: MKFVAVMAVLAAVGIAASAASAAPSGPAGDAARGRTVFARCAACHDLNTGATRLGPSLKGIVGRKSAAMANFNYSAQMKAKNVTWNKTTLDAFLTSPTRFVPGTRMAFAGLPNPQDRADLIAYLQQAAR; the protein is encoded by the coding sequence ATGAAGTTTGTTGCCGTGATGGCCGTTCTGGCCGCCGTTGGTATCGCCGCGTCGGCGGCATCGGCCGCTCCTTCCGGGCCTGCGGGTGACGCGGCGCGGGGTCGTACCGTGTTTGCCCGTTGCGCCGCCTGCCACGATCTCAATACCGGCGCCACGCGCCTGGGGCCGTCGCTGAAGGGCATCGTTGGCCGCAAGTCGGCCGCGATGGCGAACTTCAACTATTCGGCGCAGATGAAGGCCAAGAACGTGACGTGGAACAAGACCACGCTCGATGCCTTCCTCACCTCGCCTACCCGGTTCGTGCCGGGCACGCGCATGGCTTTTGCCGGCCTCCCCAATCCGCAGGATCGCGCCGACCTGATTGCCTATCTGCAACAGGCCGCGCGCTGA